A genomic segment from Torulaspora delbrueckii CBS 1146 chromosome 3, complete genome encodes:
- the MET2 gene encoding homoserine O-acetyltransferase (similar to Saccharomyces cerevisiae MET2 (YNL277W); ancestral locus Anc_1.68) — MSATRESKTLKELDIDEVVKVNPFAKLVNGQRIVEVPELTLESGITINNFPIAYKSWGSLNEKGDNCLVICHALTGSSDVADWWGPLLGNDQAFDPSRFFVICLNSMGSPYGSFSPLSINEDTGEPYGPEFPLCTVRDDVRAHRIVLDSLGVSSVACVIGGSMGGMLALEWATIYKKDYVRNLVALATSARHSAWCISWSEAQRQCIYSDPKYDDGYYSLNDPPIAGLSAARMSALLTYRSRNSFETKFARNTPSVEHQSKAPKSSLPAPSSVNQHSLQIHNDGHKHRKEQRRASRSSSTSSESVLSVSSETSACSVAGVIKDIKPAQTYFSAQSYLRYQGSKFINRFDANCYISITRKLDTHDLARDRFDYDENIVEVLRSIEQPSLIIGIKTDGLFTYSEQEFLAENIPHARLENVESPEGHDAFLLEFKLINRLIIEFLNKNAEEIMKSPPRLWKDSENNQTVTDSLFGEAEEVTNW, encoded by the coding sequence ATGTCTGCCACACGCGAGTCTAAAACGCTGAAGGAGCTCGACATAGATGAAGTAGTTAAAGTAAACCCGTTTGCAAAGTTGGTGAATGGGCAGAGGATCGTGGAAGTACCGGAGCTTACTTTAGAGTCTGGCATTACCATTAACAACTTTCCTATTGCATACAAGTCCTGGGGTAGCCTTAACGAGAAGGGGGACAACTGTCTGGTGATCTGTCATGCGTTGACCGGTTCATCCGATGTAGCTGATTGGTGGGGTCCTCTGTTGGGGAATGACCAGGCATTTGATCCATCGAGATTTTTCGTCATATGTTTGAACTCTATGGGCTCGCCCTATGGGTCTTTCTCGCCTCTTTCTATCAATGAAGATACTGGAGAGCCATATGGTCCTGAATTTCCATTGTGTACTGTAAGAGATGATGTGAGAGCACACAGGATAGTTTTGGATTCTCTCGGAGTGAGTTCTGTGGCTTGTGTCATTGGTGGTTCTATGGGTGGTATGCTAGCGTTGGAATGGGCTACTATTTACAAAAAAGACTACGTGAGGAATTTGGTTGCATTGGCAACTTCTGCTAGACATTCTGCATGGTGTATATCGTGGtcagaagctcaaagaCAATGTATCTATTCTGATCCGAAGTATGATGATGGGTACTATTCCTTAAACGATCCACCTATAGCAGGTCTATCTGCTGCTCGTATGTCGGCTCTCCTAACTTATAGGTCGAGAAACAGCTTTGAGACAAAATTTGCCAGAAACACGCCCTCTGTTGAACACCAGAGTAAAGCTCCAAAATCCTCACTGCCGGCTCCATCGTCAGTGAACCAACACTCTCTACAAATTCACAACGATGGCCATAAACACCgcaaagaacaaagaaggGCAAGTCGgtcttcttccacttcGTCTGAATCGGTCCTTTCTGTCTCATCAGAAACCTCAGCATGTTCCGTAGCGGGTGTTATAAAGGACATCAAACCAGCTCAAACTTACTTTTCGGCTCAAAGTTATCTGCGGTACCAAGGGAGCAAATTCATCAACCGTTTTGATGCCAATTGTTACATCTCGATTACACGTAAGCTGGATACACACGATTTGGCTCGTGATAGATTCGATTACGATGAAAACATTGTAGAAGTGTTGCGTTCCATAGAGCAACCATCGCTGATCATAGGTATAAAGACAGATGGTTTATTCACTTATTCAGAGCAAGAATTCCTGGCAGAAAATATACCGCATGCCCGTCTTGAGAATGTTGAGTCACCAGAAGGCCATGATGCCTTCCTACTAGAATTCAAACTAATCAATAGACTCAtaattgaatttttgaacaagaacGCTGAGGAGATTATGAAATCTCCTCCGCGTCTTTGGAAGGACTCAGAGAACAACCAAACTGTAACAGACTCTTTGTTTggagaagcagaagaagtcACCAATTGGTAA